The DNA segment CATATCCAACAAATTTAATTCTATCGAGATTAATAGCTTTTAGAACTTGTCTCTTGTAACAAATAAATCCTGCCGTGGCATCGTGAATTTTCATTCCAGTAATCATCTGCACATACACAGATGCAAAGTAGGACATGAGCACACGACTAAGTGGCCAATTGACAACATTTACACCAGTTACATAACGAGAACCGATGGCGACAGAGGCATTTTCGACTGCACAAGCATTGTAAAGTTTGATCAGATCTTCGGGATTATGAGAGAAATCTGCATCCATTTCAAATATATAATCATATTTTCTCTCGAGACTCCACTTGAATCCATGAACATATGCAGTACCGAGTCCCGACTTCTTTGCTCTGTTCTCTAAAAACAGTTTTCCAACAAATTCAATTTGTAACTTTCTCACCGTATCGGCAGTGCGATCTGGCGAATTGTCATCAACAATGAGAACATCAAAAGATTTTTCTAGCGAAAAAACCTTTCTAATAATGCTTTCGATATTTTCGATTTCGTTATAAGTTGGAATTATAACAATACTATCGCTCATTGAAATTCTATTTGTGGCAAAAATAAACTATTTAAGATACTTCGCTTCATAAATATTTAATAATAATAAAACTCTATGCGCAGCGCGCTATAGCTCATAAAAAAACGGTGCATTTTAAGATTAAAAGAGTTTTTATTAGAAACAAATAAAGCACCAAAAAACCAAAAAATTATTAATTCAAATGCAGAAAATATTGCTCTAGCGTAGTTTAAAATTACTAATTTTGCATCCGATGAACGAAATGATTTTACATACACGGCAATTGGAGAGCAATGATTGGGCAACCTTTATCTTTTTGGTTTCACTTATTCTTATAGCAGTTGTAAGCAATGTATATGAAAAGCGATTTTCGGACTTTTTGCGTTTAGGAATTTCTGATAAATATGTAAAAGTCTATCGTGAAAGTAGCAATCTAGTTTCGGGCTTTAATATTCTGCTGTTTGTTTTGCAATTGATTTCTCTGTCGTTTTTCATACAACTCTTTATTAGTGCCGCCGGTATGGGCAGTAAGACAGATTGGATATTATTTGTTCGAATATTTACACTTACTACAAGTTTTGTATTAATTAAATTCTTAATTGATAAAATTATAGCATTAACGTTTAATATTGAGGAGTTTGCTGAAATGTTTAATCTCCGTAAGATCACCTACCGCACATACTTCGGACTTCTATTACTTCCAATAAGTTTTGGTCTATTCTTCTACAGTAGTGTCAATTTTAGCATTTATTTAATAGTTTTAGCGCTTTTTCTTTTAGCAAATGCGTTAATTTACCTTGCGTCATTAAAGAATTATCAAAAATTCCTTAGTGGCAAATTGTTTTATTTTATTTTGTATCTTTGCGCTTTGGAAATAGCTCCCTACTATTTTATGTATTATTGGTTTACAAAAAGCTAGAATTAGAGAACAAATATGAAAGTGAAAACAATTTTGGTGTCACAACCCGAGCCTAAAGTAGAAAATTCACCCTACTTCGATTTACAACAAAAATTAAAAGTAAAGATAGATTTCCGTTCTTTTATTCACGTGGAAGGAGTAAATGCCAAAGAAATACGAGCGCAGAAAATAGACATTAACAACTATTCGGCGATTATCCTAACTAGCAGAAATGCAGTGGATCACTTCTTTAGGGTTGCAGACGAAATGCGTTTCAAAATTCCTGAAACTTTGAAGTATTTTTGCCAGTCGGAAGCGGTTGCGTTTTATCTTCAGAAATACGTGGTTTATAGAAAAAGAAAAATTTATGTTGGCCAAAAAGATTTTGCTGACTTAGTACCACTTCTAAAAAAGTATAAAGACGAAAAGTTTCTATTGCCGGCATCAGAGCAATCTAGTATTGAACCACAGACAGTTTTAAATAATTTGAAAGTTGATTGGACACAAGCTACTTTTTACAAAACTGTAATAAGTGATCTTTCTGACCTTGCAGATGTTTATTATGACATTATTGCATTTTTTAGCCCTACTGGAATCCGTTCATTGTATAAAAACTTCCCTGATTTTGAACAAAACAATACGCGTATTGCGGTTTTTGGAAGCACTACGCAGCGAGAAGCTTTAGACCTTGGTCTTCGAGTAGATATCATGGCACCTTCTCCTGACTGTCCTTCTATGACAATGGCTTTGGAAAAATATGTATTGCAGGCAAATAAAGAATTAAAAGATAAATAAACCATCGCGGATCCGATTCCTCTTCGGTTTTTACCCAATAAAAAGAGTTACTTTAATTAGTAGCTCTTTTTTTTTGCTCTGTTTCTGTCAAGTTATTTGATTTAGAATTTTTAGAAGTAAAATGAAAATCTGCACTTTACTTATTTAAAAGAATTGCCTTTCAAGAAAAAAACTTCTGGTAAATGGCAGAATCCGCAGCAACATCTTCGAAGGTGTCTTCCCTTAGTTACAGTAGCTTTGTTGCTGGATTCTTTCGGCGAAAGCCTACTTCTAATTCTATTAAAACTACTTTCAGTTATTCAAAAGAGTTGCCTTCAAACAATCCAACTTCTGTTCAATAGCGATGCTTGCTGCAACATCTTTCAAGAATTCAATTCTATTTCAAAATAAGTTTTGTTGTTCAGTTCTTTCGGCGAAAGCCAATTAAATTACTGAATAGAAATCCTAAAGCATAAAAAAAGAGCTACTTAAAAAAGTAGCTCCTTCTATATAATTTAAACTGAGATTAAGCTCTTGGAGCTCCAGCCATGATTTCTTCGTTTGCAAATTCTTCAAACTTAGCAAAATTGGCTTTGAATTTCTGCGCAAGTTCAACTGCTTTTTCGTCATAAAGGTCTTTGTCATCCCAAGTATTACGAGGATCTAAAATCTCGTTTGGCACATTAGGACAGTCTGTAGGAATACTGATTCCGAAGATTTTGTTTTCTACAAATTCCACATTATCAAGATCTCCACCCAAAGCAGCATCGATCATTGCACGAGTATATTTTAATTTCATTCTGCTACCTGTACCGTAAGCACCGCCGGTCCAACCAGTATTGATAAGCCAAACTTTTACGCCAGCATCTTTCATTTTCTTACTCAACATTTCGGCATATTTTGTTGGGTGCAGCGGCATAAATGGCGCGCCAAAACAAGCTGAGAAGTTAGGTTGTGGCTCAGTAACTCCCGCTTCTGTACCAGCAACTTTTGCAGTATATCCAGAGATAAAGTGGTAAGCCGCCTGACCTGGAGTTAATTTTGAAATTGGAGGCAAAATTCCGAAAGAATCGGCTGTAAGCATAAAAATATTACGTGGATTTCCTCCTTTTGACCCTGGCTGAATATTATCAATATGATAAATTGGATAACTTACACGAGTGTTTTGAGTGATAGAAACATCATCAAAATCAACTTCGTTTGTTCCTTCTTTGAAAACTACATTTTCTAGAATTGCACCTCTTTTGATAGCATCAAAAATTTCAGGTTCATTCTCTTTGCATAGGTTGATAACTTTTGCATAGCATCCACCTTCAAAGTTGAATACTACATTTTCGTTTGTCCAACCATGCTCATCGTCACCAATAAGTTTGCGTTTTGGATCTGCAGATAAAGTTGTTTTTCCAGTTCCCGAAAGTCCGAAGAAAATTGCTGTATCTCCGTCTTTTCCAACGTTTGCACTACAGTGCATTGGCAAAGCATCTTTGTCTACTGGCAAAATGAAATTTAAAGCAGAGAAAATCCCTTTTTTAATTTCACCTGTATAACCTGTTCCACCAATAAGAGCAATTTTACGAGTAAAATCCAAAATTGCGAAGTTGTGTTGTCTTGTACCATCAATGGCAGGATCTGCCATGAATGTTGGTGCACAGATTACGTGCCAGTCAGGAGCAAAACCCGCTAGTTCACTTTCGTCCGGTCTCAAAAACATATTATAGCAAAACATATTTCCCCAAGGAGTTTCGTTTATTGCTCTAACATTTAATCTATATTTTTCGTCAGCACAAACGTAGCTATCTCTTACATAAATCTCTTTTCCGTCAAGGTGCTTGATAACCTTGTCATATAAAGCATCAAATTTGGCTGATTCAAAAGGAATGTTCACTTTTCCCCACCAAACCTTATCTGCTGTAATGCTATCCTTTACAATAAATCTATCCATTGGAGAACGACCTGTAAACTCACCAGTGTTAATTGCCAAAGCACCGCTAGAGCTCTCCACTCCTTGGCCCAACTTCACGGTAAGATCTTGAAGTTCGTCCGGACTTAATTGGTAATGAACATTGGAATTTTTTATTCCCAGACTCTCTAGTGATATAGATTTAGCTGTAAGATCGGTATTATCCATAATGTATGCTTTAAGTTGTGTGTATGTATAGAAGGCAAAAGTAAAAATTTTAATTCAGATTTGTTTTGTTTCCCAGAGAATTTTCCCGCTTCCGAAGAATATCAACCAATAATACTAGCCAACCTATTATAAGTAGTAGTCCACCGATAGGTGTAATAAAACCGATAGCCTTAAAATTGATTGAGTTTAATGAGTCGGTAGCAAGCAAAAATATTGAACCAGAGAACAATATAACGCCTGTTAGGCACAAATAGTATATAGATTTTTTGGCTTTCGCCGAAAGAATATTGCTTGCTCCAACAAATAATAATACCAGAGCATGATACATTTGATACCGAACGCCAGTTTCGAAAGTAACTAATTTATCAGCTTCTAATAAATCCTTTAATGCGTGTGCCCCAAAAGCTCCCAAAACAACTGCCGTCATTCCTAAAATTGCTGCTGTTGCAATAATCTTTCTGTCCATTATTTTCAAATCTTGATGAAAAACAAATTTAGTTCTTATTGTCATATTTAACCTAGTCTTACGTCAAAGTTTTACGGTGCGCCTAAAAATTTTAGTACATTTGTCTATCAAATTTTAAAAAATGAGAAATATTTTGCTAATAGGTGCAGGCCGTTCTGCATCCTCTTTAATTCGTTATTTGTTAGAAAAATCCAAATCAGAAAATCTTCATATTACAGTTGGTGATTTAGTCCTTGCAAATGCGCTGAAAATCACTCAAAATCATCCAAATACTTCCGCTATTGTTCTCGATATCTTTAATAAAGAATCTCGACAGTCTGAGATCGCTAAAGCTGATATCGTAATATCTATGCTGCCCGCACATCTACATATTGAAGTAGCGAAAGACTGTATTATTTTCAAGAAAAATATGGTAACTGCTTCTTACATCAGTCCTGAAATGCAAAGTCTTGACGCCGAAGCAAAAGCGAATAACTTAATTTTCATGAATGAGATTGGATTAGATCCAGGTATCGATCACATGAGTGCAATGAAAACCATTCACGAAATTAAAGAAAAGGGCGGAAAAATGATTCTGTTCGAATCTTTCTGCGGCGGACTTGTAGCTCCCGAATCTGACAATAATCTTTGGAATTATAAATTTACTTGGGCTCCCCGTAATGTGGTTCTTGCCGGTCAAGGTGGTGCAGCAAAATTTATTCAAGAAGGCACTTATAAGTACATTCCTTACCACAAAGTATTCAGACGTACCGAATTTTTAAAAGTAGAAGGATACGGAAAATTTGAAGCTTACGCAAATAGAGATTCGTTGAAATACCGAAGTGTTTATGACTTAGACGATGTACTTACTTTATACCGTGGAACCATCAGAAGAGTTGGCTACAGCAAAGCTTGGAATATGTTTGTCCAACTTGGAATGACCGACGATACCTATATCGTTGATGAATCTGAAACAATGAGCAACCGTCAGTTTGTGAATTTATTTTTACCATTTCACCCGACCGATTCGGTCGAAATCAAAATGAGATTGCAACTTGGCATCGAGCAGGATGATATCATGTGGGAAAAACTCCAGGAGCTTGATTTATTTTCTAGAACTAAAATTATCGGTATCAAAGATGCTACTCCTGCACAGATGTTGCAGAAAATCTTGACTGATAGCTGGACTCTTGATCCAGAGGACAAAGATATGATTGTTATGTATCATAAATTTGGATACATCCTTGACGGTGAAGAAAAGCAGATTGATAGTAAAATGGTATGCCTGGGCGAAGATCAAACTTATACCGCAATGGCCAAAACGGTTGGTCTTCCTGTTGCAATGGCGGCGATTCATATTCTTAACGGAACAATTAAAACTCCAGGTGTACAATTACCAATTACCCCGGAAGTTTATCTTCCAATTCTAAAAGAATTAGAAGACTATGGAGTGATATTTAATGAAATAGAACTTCCATATATTGGATACAATCCCGACAAAGTAGTTCTAAAAATTTAAAAATAAAAAAAAATCGAAATAGTGATATTTCGATTTTTTTTTGGTTTCTTCTTATCTTCTGCTATTGTAAATCATCACATAATAAAGCAATGTCCCTAGCGAACCAATTGCCGCAACCACATACGTTCGCGCTGCCCATTTAAGTGCATCTTTTGCTCCTGCGTGCTCCTCACGAGTTAGCATTCGTTTATTTTCTAACCAAGCCAAAGCGCGATTACTAGCATCATACTCTACAGGCAAAGTTACAAATGCGAAAACTGTTGTAGCTGCAAAAATCACAATTCCGATTAATAATAACTGTGGAAAAGTATTGACCATCAAGATTCCTGCAATTAAAATCCACTGCACATAATTGGAAGCAACAGATACCACTGGAACAAGTTTAGACCTTAGTGTAAGCCAACTGTAAGCAGTTGCGTGTTGTACAGCGTGACCAACTTCGTGAGCTGCAACTGCCGCCGCTGCTGCATTGCGCTGACTATATACTGCTTCACTTAAATTTACAGTACGATCGGCAGGATTGTAATGATCTGTCAATCTACCAGGAGTAGAAATAACTTTCACATTTCGAATTCCGTGATCAGCAAGCATTTGCTCAGCAATCTCAGCACCGCTCATATTATTCTGCAAATGCAGTTTTGAATACTTTTCAAATTTGGATTTAAGCCTAGCACTTACACCCCAACTCGCAAGCATAATTATACCGATAATAATCCAATATGACATCATAGTAATTTTGTGTTTAATGAAATTCTAAGATAGCAAAATTTCTGCCAAAAAAATTCTTTCGAATATTTCGGGCAGAAATCAGTCATTTTGTCCTAGAAACTTTTAGAATCCATGTTTTTAGCCAACAAGGTTGATAATTTTTCCAGGAACTATAATTATTTTATTGGGCGTTTTGCCATCCAATTGTTTGATGGTACGCTCGTCTGCAAGAACGATTGCTTCAATTTCGTCTTTAGTTAAAGTCAAAGGCAACTCTAGTAAAAACCTCATTTTTCCATTGAAGGAAACTGGATATTCTTTAGAGTTTTCAACTAAATATTCTGGTCTAAATATTGGAAATGGAACTTCCGAAATACTTCCTTGATGTCCAAGACTACTCCATAGTTCTTCGGCGATGTGTGGAGCATAAGGTGAAATTAATACGGCAAGCGGTTCTAAAATAGATCTGTTATGACAACCTTGAGCCGTTAATTCATTTACACAAATCATAAATGAACTCACCGACGTATTAAATGAGAATGTCGAAATATCTTCTTGAACTTTCTTAATTGTTTTATGCAGAGATTTCAAAGATTCAGCACTTGCAGGATCTGCAGTAACAATAAAACCACTATCATCAAAGTACAGTCTCCATAATTTTTTAAGGAAACCAAATACTCCAGTAATCCCTGCAGTATTCCAAGGTTTTGCTTGTTCGAGTGGTCCTAAGAACATTTCGTACAAACGCAAAGTATCTGCTCCGTATTCATTACAAATATCGTCGGGATTGACAACATTGTATTTTGATTTAGACATTTTTTCTACTTCGCGACCGACGATGTATTTGCCGTCTTCCAAAATGAACTCAGCATTTTTATAGTCTGAATATAATGGATGATTTTTGAATGCTTCAATATCCAATTCGTTGGTGATGTCATTTATTACAGCTAAATCAACGTGAATTGGCGTAAAATGACTCCAATCAGAATCAGACTGTCTGATATTTCCGTAATCAGCTACTAACTTATTTAAAACATCTTTTGCTTGTTCGTTAGATTCAGATATGAATTCTCTACTTTTGACCGCTTTTTCGATCAAGGATTTACTAAAGAAAACAGTTTTTCGATTTCCTTCTGTAGAAGTTGCATCGGTTGAATATTCCCATCTATAAACAAATGCACTCATCCCCAAAATCATTCCCTGATTAATCAGTTTTTTGAAAGGTTCTTCTTGATGTACATATCCTCTGTCTTTCAAGAATTTATTCCAAAATCTTGAGTATAATAAATGACCAGTCGCGTGCTCGCTACCTCCAATATATAAGTCAACACCTTCCCAATAATTTTCTGCTTCGGCCGAAACAAATTCCTCCGTATTATGCGGATCCATATAACGCAACCAATACCAAGAACTTCCTGCCCAACCTGGCATTGTGTTTAATTCTAAAGCAAAAACAGTTTGCTCATCAATTAAAGAATTATCTACAACTGTATTCGAAATAGTATCCCAAGCCCAAACCGTTGCATTTCCTAAAGGTGGTTTCCCATCTTCGGTTGGCAAATATTTTTCAACTTCTGGAAGACGAATTGGCAAATGTTCCTTGGCAATCATCTGCGGAAGTCCATCCTTATAATATACCGGAAATGGTTCTCCCCAATAACGCTGTCTCGAAAACACCGCATCACGAAGTCTGTAATTTATCTTTCCATATCCTTGATCAATATCCTCAAGTTCTTCGATAACTTTTGCAGTTGCTTCTTTATAGGCTAAGCCATTCAAGAAATCAGAATTTTCTAAAACAAATCTTTCTTTTGATCCGTAAGCTTGGTCCTCCAAACTAATACCTTTGAAAATATTAACTATCTCTGGCATTCCTTCTTCTCCTTTAAAGTGATTCGCAAAAGCATAATCTCTATCGTCACCACAAGGCACAGCCATTACAGCTCCCGTTCCATATCCAGCTAGAACATAATCCCCAATCCAAATTGGCATTGCTTTTTTGGTAAAAGGATGTTCAGCATAAGCACCGGTAAAAACTCCCGAAATAGTTTTCACATCGGCCATACGCTCACGTTCGCTACGTTTGCTGGTAGTTTCTATATATTTCGCGACAGCTTCTTTCTGCTCTTCGGTGGTGATTTTTTCAACCAATTCGTGCTCTGGCGCAAGGGTAAGGATAGTGGCACCGAAGATGGTGTCGGGGCGGGTTGTAAATACCCCGATCTGTTCAACATCCTCCCCCCGACCCCCTCCGAAGGAGGGGGAGACGGAGCGCTGACTAACTCTTGTGTCTAATTCATTTTTTATTTTACTTAGAACGGCAGAAATATCTTGCGCTACTTCATCGTTCGTGAAACGAAGTACTTTAAATAAATGTTTTTGTTCTAAAGCCAAAGTTCTTTCCTCATCTGCTAATTGTTGTTCGGGATCATTGTGATATTCACCGTCAACCTCAACTATCAATCTTTTCTCCAAGCAAACAAAATCTGCTATGTATTTGCCAATTAGGTGCTGTCTTCTAAATTTAAACCCTAAATTTTGTCTTCTTAGTTTAGACCATAAGACACCTTCAGCAAAAGTTGGCTCTTGTCTCATACCTGCTGCGTGCACAAGTAAATGTTTAGACAATAAAGGGTCACCGGTCATATATTTCGGTTCGCCTCCCCCTGCTTCGGAGGGGGTCGGGGGGAGGACTTTAAATTGGACCATCGCCCCAACACTTTTTCCAATCCAGTTTCTCTGACTCTCCTTAATACTTTCGCTCCAGTCAATGACGTTCAGACCTTGCAAAAGTCTTTCGGCATAAGCAGAAATACGCATACTCCATTGCTTCATTTTCTTGCGCATCACTGGAAAACCACCACGTTCAGAGACGCCGTTTACGATTTCGTCATTTGCCAAAACGGTTCCTAGACCTGGACACCAGTTCACTTCGGTTTCGGCGAGGTAGGTCATTCTGTAATTAAGGAGCATTTTCTGTTTTTCGCTTTCGCTAAATGCATTCCAGTCATTAGCGGTAAATGAGGGTATATCGTCTGCTGCTACAGCATTTACTTTGGAATTGCCCTCTGCTGAAAAGATACGTTGAAGTTCATCAATTGACTTCGCTTGATCTGACTCTTTGCAATACCAAGAATTAAATAATTCGGTAAAAATCCATTGAGTCCATTTATAATAAGAAGCATCAGAAGTACGAACTTCACGACTCCAATCGAAAGAAAATCCGATTTTATCTAGTTGCTCGCGGTATCTCGAGATATTTTCTTTGGTAGTTTTATCAGGATGTTGCCCTGTTTGTATAGCATACTGCTCGGCAGGAAGTCCAAAACTGTCATATCCTTGAGGATGCAACACATTAAAACCTTCGTGGCGTTTGTATCTCGCAATAATATCCGAAGCGATATAACCTAGTGGATGACCAACGTGGAGTCCAGCGCCAGAAGGGTAAGGAAACATATCAAGCACATAATACTTTGGTTTTTCCTTCCCTAATCCGTCGGAAGTTGGAGGATTCTGAGCTGCGAAAGTTTGGTTTTCAGCCCAGTATTTTTGCCATTTGGCTTCTATTTTGCTCGGATTGTATTTCATTTTTGTTTAAAAAGGATGAGAATGAAAAAATTTCACAAAGTCGGAAATCTTTTTTATTTAGAGAACAAATTTACATTTATTGTATCAAAACCAAAACTTTGACGTTATAAACTATGATTAAGAAATTTCTTTGTTATTTTTACACCACAATTAAATTCCATTATGAGCTCTAAGTTTGACAAATTTCAAAAGCGCCGACTAATTTCCTCTTATTTCTCTGTAATCTTAAGTATTTTTCTAGTACTTT comes from the Flavobacterium ardleyense genome and includes:
- the pckA gene encoding phosphoenolpyruvate carboxykinase (ATP), whose protein sequence is MDNTDLTAKSISLESLGIKNSNVHYQLSPDELQDLTVKLGQGVESSSGALAINTGEFTGRSPMDRFIVKDSITADKVWWGKVNIPFESAKFDALYDKVIKHLDGKEIYVRDSYVCADEKYRLNVRAINETPWGNMFCYNMFLRPDESELAGFAPDWHVICAPTFMADPAIDGTRQHNFAILDFTRKIALIGGTGYTGEIKKGIFSALNFILPVDKDALPMHCSANVGKDGDTAIFFGLSGTGKTTLSADPKRKLIGDDEHGWTNENVVFNFEGGCYAKVINLCKENEPEIFDAIKRGAILENVVFKEGTNEVDFDDVSITQNTRVSYPIYHIDNIQPGSKGGNPRNIFMLTADSFGILPPISKLTPGQAAYHFISGYTAKVAGTEAGVTEPQPNFSACFGAPFMPLHPTKYAEMLSKKMKDAGVKVWLINTGWTGGAYGTGSRMKLKYTRAMIDAALGGDLDNVEFVENKIFGISIPTDCPNVPNEILDPRNTWDDKDLYDEKAVELAQKFKANFAKFEEFANEEIMAGAPRA
- a CDS encoding DUF4271 domain-containing protein — translated: MNEMILHTRQLESNDWATFIFLVSLILIAVVSNVYEKRFSDFLRLGISDKYVKVYRESSNLVSGFNILLFVLQLISLSFFIQLFISAAGMGSKTDWILFVRIFTLTTSFVLIKFLIDKIIALTFNIEEFAEMFNLRKITYRTYFGLLLLPISFGLFFYSSVNFSIYLIVLALFLLANALIYLASLKNYQKFLSGKLFYFILYLCALEIAPYYFMYYWFTKS
- a CDS encoding uroporphyrinogen-III synthase; amino-acid sequence: MKVKTILVSQPEPKVENSPYFDLQQKLKVKIDFRSFIHVEGVNAKEIRAQKIDINNYSAIILTSRNAVDHFFRVADEMRFKIPETLKYFCQSEAVAFYLQKYVVYRKRKIYVGQKDFADLVPLLKKYKDEKFLLPASEQSSIEPQTVLNNLKVDWTQATFYKTVISDLSDLADVYYDIIAFFSPTGIRSLYKNFPDFEQNNTRIAVFGSTTQREALDLGLRVDIMAPSPDCPSMTMALEKYVLQANKELKDK
- a CDS encoding zinc metallopeptidase; this translates as MMSYWIIIGIIMLASWGVSARLKSKFEKYSKLHLQNNMSGAEIAEQMLADHGIRNVKVISTPGRLTDHYNPADRTVNLSEAVYSQRNAAAAAVAAHEVGHAVQHATAYSWLTLRSKLVPVVSVASNYVQWILIAGILMVNTFPQLLLIGIVIFAATTVFAFVTLPVEYDASNRALAWLENKRMLTREEHAGAKDALKWAARTYVVAAIGSLGTLLYYVMIYNSRR
- a CDS encoding leucine--tRNA ligase, producing MKYNPSKIEAKWQKYWAENQTFAAQNPPTSDGLGKEKPKYYVLDMFPYPSGAGLHVGHPLGYIASDIIARYKRHEGFNVLHPQGYDSFGLPAEQYAIQTGQHPDKTTKENISRYREQLDKIGFSFDWSREVRTSDASYYKWTQWIFTELFNSWYCKESDQAKSIDELQRIFSAEGNSKVNAVAADDIPSFTANDWNAFSESEKQKMLLNYRMTYLAETEVNWCPGLGTVLANDEIVNGVSERGGFPVMRKKMKQWSMRISAYAERLLQGLNVIDWSESIKESQRNWIGKSVGAMVQFKVLPPTPSEAGGGEPKYMTGDPLLSKHLLVHAAGMRQEPTFAEGVLWSKLRRQNLGFKFRRQHLIGKYIADFVCLEKRLIVEVDGEYHNDPEQQLADEERTLALEQKHLFKVLRFTNDEVAQDISAVLSKIKNELDTRVSQRSVSPSFGGGRGEDVEQIGVFTTRPDTIFGATILTLAPEHELVEKITTEEQKEAVAKYIETTSKRSERERMADVKTISGVFTGAYAEHPFTKKAMPIWIGDYVLAGYGTGAVMAVPCGDDRDYAFANHFKGEEGMPEIVNIFKGISLEDQAYGSKERFVLENSDFLNGLAYKEATAKVIEELEDIDQGYGKINYRLRDAVFSRQRYWGEPFPVYYKDGLPQMIAKEHLPIRLPEVEKYLPTEDGKPPLGNATVWAWDTISNTVVDNSLIDEQTVFALELNTMPGWAGSSWYWLRYMDPHNTEEFVSAEAENYWEGVDLYIGGSEHATGHLLYSRFWNKFLKDRGYVHQEEPFKKLINQGMILGMSAFVYRWEYSTDATSTEGNRKTVFFSKSLIEKAVKSREFISESNEQAKDVLNKLVADYGNIRQSDSDWSHFTPIHVDLAVINDITNELDIEAFKNHPLYSDYKNAEFILEDGKYIVGREVEKMSKSKYNVVNPDDICNEYGADTLRLYEMFLGPLEQAKPWNTAGITGVFGFLKKLWRLYFDDSGFIVTADPASAESLKSLHKTIKKVQEDISTFSFNTSVSSFMICVNELTAQGCHNRSILEPLAVLISPYAPHIAEELWSSLGHQGSISEVPFPIFRPEYLVENSKEYPVSFNGKMRFLLELPLTLTKDEIEAIVLADERTIKQLDGKTPNKIIIVPGKIINLVG
- a CDS encoding saccharopine dehydrogenase family protein; this encodes MRNILLIGAGRSASSLIRYLLEKSKSENLHITVGDLVLANALKITQNHPNTSAIVLDIFNKESRQSEIAKADIVISMLPAHLHIEVAKDCIIFKKNMVTASYISPEMQSLDAEAKANNLIFMNEIGLDPGIDHMSAMKTIHEIKEKGGKMILFESFCGGLVAPESDNNLWNYKFTWAPRNVVLAGQGGAAKFIQEGTYKYIPYHKVFRRTEFLKVEGYGKFEAYANRDSLKYRSVYDLDDVLTLYRGTIRRVGYSKAWNMFVQLGMTDDTYIVDESETMSNRQFVNLFLPFHPTDSVEIKMRLQLGIEQDDIMWEKLQELDLFSRTKIIGIKDATPAQMLQKILTDSWTLDPEDKDMIVMYHKFGYILDGEEKQIDSKMVCLGEDQTYTAMAKTVGLPVAMAAIHILNGTIKTPGVQLPITPEVYLPILKELEDYGVIFNEIELPYIGYNPDKVVLKI
- a CDS encoding polyprenol monophosphomannose synthase — its product is MSDSIVIIPTYNEIENIESIIRKVFSLEKSFDVLIVDDNSPDRTADTVRKLQIEFVGKLFLENRAKKSGLGTAYVHGFKWSLERKYDYIFEMDADFSHNPEDLIKLYNACAVENASVAIGSRYVTGVNVVNWPLSRVLMSYFASVYVQMITGMKIHDATAGFICYKRQVLKAINLDRIKFVGYAFQIEMKYRAYAKDFLIKEVPIIFTDRTKGVSKMSNAIITEAVFGVITLRLKKLFNRL
- a CDS encoding DUF423 domain-containing protein — protein: MTIRTKFVFHQDLKIMDRKIIATAAILGMTAVVLGAFGAHALKDLLEADKLVTFETGVRYQMYHALVLLFVGASNILSAKAKKSIYYLCLTGVILFSGSIFLLATDSLNSINFKAIGFITPIGGLLLIIGWLVLLVDILRKRENSLGNKTNLN